From the Phyllopteryx taeniolatus isolate TA_2022b chromosome 16, UOR_Ptae_1.2, whole genome shotgun sequence genome, one window contains:
- the rdh8a gene encoding retinol dehydrogenase 8a isoform X2 has translation MRDLKKKNKLVEAAGDAYGKNLVLLPLDVCSDDSVKQCINSVNDRHIDILINNAGVGLLGPVESISIDEMKRVFETNFFGVVRMIKEVMPDMKKRRSGHIVVMSSVMGLQGVVFNDVYTASKFAMEGFCESMAVQLMKFNVRLSMIEPGPVHTEFETKMMEDVAKMEYPGVDADTVRYFKDVYLPSSIDIFEAMGQTPEDIAKCTKKVIESSSPRFRNLTNSLYTPVVALKYADETGGLSVNTFYNLLFNFGPLMHITMSILKCLTCSCLRRRTVSPN, from the exons ATGCGGGacctgaagaagaagaacaagctCGTGGAGGCGGCGGGAGACGCGTACGGGAAGAACTTGGTGTTGCTGCCGCTGGACGTGTGCAGCGACGATTCGGTCAAGCAGTGCATCAACAGCGTGAACGACCGCCATATTGATATTTTGA TAAACAACGCAGGCGTGGGCTTGCTGGGCCCCGTGGAGAGCATCAGCATCGATGAGATGAAGCGAGTGTTCGAGACCAACTTCTTCGGCGTCGTGCGCATGATCAAAGAGGTGATGCCGGACATGAAGAAGAGGCGGTCCGGACACATCGTGGTCATGAGCAGCGTCATGGGTCTTCAGG GAGTTGTGTTCAACGACGTTTACACTGCTTCCAAGTTTGCCATGGAGGGCTTTTGCGAGAGCATGGCCGTGCAGCTGATGAAGTTCAACGTCAG GTTGTCGATGATCGAGCCCGGTCCGGTGCACACGGAGTTTGAGACGAAGATGATGGAGGACGTGGCCAAGATGGAGTATCCGGGCGTGGACGCCGACACGGTTCGTTACTTTAAAGACGTTTACCTGCCGTCGTCTATAGATATCTTCGAAGCCATGGGTCAGACGCCGGAGGACATAGCCAAA TGCACTAAGAAGGTGATCGAGTCGAGCAGCCCCCGCTTCAGGAATCTGACCAACAGCCTGTACACCCCCGTCGTGGCCCTGAAGTACGCCGACGAGACCGGCGGTCTGTCCGTCAACACCTTCTACAACCTGCTTTTTAATTTTGGACCTCTCATGCACATCACCATGAGCATCCTCAAGTGCCTGACGTGCAGTTGCCTGCGCCGACGCACCGTTTCGCCTAACTGA
- the rdh8a gene encoding retinol dehydrogenase 8a isoform X1, which produces MANGGQKVVLITGCSSGIGLRIAVTLARDEKKRYHVIATMRDLKKKNKLVEAAGDAYGKNLVLLPLDVCSDDSVKQCINSVNDRHIDILINNAGVGLLGPVESISIDEMKRVFETNFFGVVRMIKEVMPDMKKRRSGHIVVMSSVMGLQGVVFNDVYTASKFAMEGFCESMAVQLMKFNVRLSMIEPGPVHTEFETKMMEDVAKMEYPGVDADTVRYFKDVYLPSSIDIFEAMGQTPEDIAKCTKKVIESSSPRFRNLTNSLYTPVVALKYADETGGLSVNTFYNLLFNFGPLMHITMSILKCLTCSCLRRRTVSPN; this is translated from the exons ATGGCGAACGGCGGGCAGAAAGTTGTGCTGATCACCGGCTGCTCCTCCGGCATCGGCCTGAGAATCGCCGTCACGCTGGCCAGAGATGAGAAGAAGCGTTACCATG TCATCGCGACCATGCGGGacctgaagaagaagaacaagctCGTGGAGGCGGCGGGAGACGCGTACGGGAAGAACTTGGTGTTGCTGCCGCTGGACGTGTGCAGCGACGATTCGGTCAAGCAGTGCATCAACAGCGTGAACGACCGCCATATTGATATTTTGA TAAACAACGCAGGCGTGGGCTTGCTGGGCCCCGTGGAGAGCATCAGCATCGATGAGATGAAGCGAGTGTTCGAGACCAACTTCTTCGGCGTCGTGCGCATGATCAAAGAGGTGATGCCGGACATGAAGAAGAGGCGGTCCGGACACATCGTGGTCATGAGCAGCGTCATGGGTCTTCAGG GAGTTGTGTTCAACGACGTTTACACTGCTTCCAAGTTTGCCATGGAGGGCTTTTGCGAGAGCATGGCCGTGCAGCTGATGAAGTTCAACGTCAG GTTGTCGATGATCGAGCCCGGTCCGGTGCACACGGAGTTTGAGACGAAGATGATGGAGGACGTGGCCAAGATGGAGTATCCGGGCGTGGACGCCGACACGGTTCGTTACTTTAAAGACGTTTACCTGCCGTCGTCTATAGATATCTTCGAAGCCATGGGTCAGACGCCGGAGGACATAGCCAAA TGCACTAAGAAGGTGATCGAGTCGAGCAGCCCCCGCTTCAGGAATCTGACCAACAGCCTGTACACCCCCGTCGTGGCCCTGAAGTACGCCGACGAGACCGGCGGTCTGTCCGTCAACACCTTCTACAACCTGCTTTTTAATTTTGGACCTCTCATGCACATCACCATGAGCATCCTCAAGTGCCTGACGTGCAGTTGCCTGCGCCGACGCACCGTTTCGCCTAACTGA